The Acidimicrobiales bacterium genome includes the window TCGCGGACCAGGCGGAACGAGGGAGTGCGGGGGAGCGAGGACGAGACGATGCGGTCGACGTCGTCGAGGGTGAGCAGGTCGGCGAAGGCGCCGGCGCCGGCGCCCGGAAGGTGGAGGGGCGCAACCGACCAGTGCTCGGCCAGGAACCGCCCGGTGTCGCCGACGCACCGGCCGAGGGCGGTCGTCACCCCCGGCCCGCCGCTCTAGCCGGCGTCGGTGCCCGCCGGGTCGCCGGTGCCGGCCGCGTCGGCGGCATCGGCGCTGTCCGCCGAGTCGTCGGTGTCGGACGCGTCGGCGGCGTCGCCCGAGTCGCCGGCGTCGCTCTCGTCCGCGGCGTCGGCGGCATCGTCGGCCGTGTCGGCCGTGTCGGTGGCGTCGGCCGCGTCGTCCGCCGTGTCGCCACCGCCTCCGGCGCCGCCCGCGTCCTCGGTGGAGATGTCGTCGTCGGAAAGGCCCTCGATCTGCTCGCTCATGCAGCGGACTCTACGCCTCGGCCCCGTCGTAGTGTCAGGGCGGTGGACGACAACCTGACGCGCGACGAGGCACGGCACCGGGCCTCCTACACCTCGGCCGTGTCGTACGAGGTGTTTCTCGACCTCACCACCGGCGAGGACACGTTCCGAAGCGAGACCACCGTCAGGTTCTCGTGCAACCTCACCGGTACCCCGACCTTCTTGGACCTCGACGCGGTCGCCGTCCACGAGGTCGACCTGAACGGCCGGCGCTTCGACGTGGCGGAGTACGACCGGGACCGCAGCCGGTTCCCCGTCCGGGGCCTGATCGCCACCAACGCCCTCCGCGTCGTCGCCGACTGCGCCTACCAGCACACCGGCGTCGGCCTCAACCGCTTCGTCGACCCGGTCGACGGGCGGGTCTACCTGCACACCCAGTTCGAGCCGTTCGACGCCCACCGCGTCTTCGCCTGCTTCGACCAGCCCGACCTGAAGGCGTCGTTCACCTTCACCGTGCAGGCGCCCGAGGACTGGGTGGTCGTGAGCAACTCGCCGGTGGCGGAGCGGGACGGCGGCCGGTGGCGCTTCCGTCCCACCCCGCCCGTCCCGCCGTACCTCGCCGCCGTCGTGGCCGGGCCGTACCACGCCGTCGCCGGCGCCCACGGGGACCTGCCGCTCGGCCTCTACTGCCGCCGGTCCCTCGCTCCCCACCTCGACGCCGACGAGCTGTTCACCGTCACCCGCCAGGGGCTCGACTTCTTCGACGCCGAGTTCGACTACCCGTACCCGTTCGCCAAGTACGACCAGCTCTTCGTGCCCGAGCTCGCTTTCGGGGCGATGGAGAACCCGGGCTGCGTCACGTTCAACGAGCGAATGGTCTTCCGCTCCCGGGTGACGGAGGCGGCGCGGGCGGCCCGCGCCTCGACGCTGCTGCACGAGATGGCCCACATGTGGTTCGGCGACCTCGTCACGATGCGCTGGTGGGACGACCTGTGGCTGAACGAGAGCTTCGCCACCTACATGGCGTCGCACGCCCAGGCGTCGGCCACCCGCTTCACCGACGCGTGGGTCCGGTTCGCCGCGGGCACCAAGGCGGCGGCCGCCGCCCAGGACCAGCTCCCGTCGACCCATCCCATCTCGGCGGACATCGTCGACACCGATGCCGTGCGCCTCCACTTCGACGGGATCACGTATGCCAAGGGCGCCTCGGTGCTCAAGCAGCTGGTGGCCTGGGTGGGCGACGAGGCGTTCCGGGAGGGCGTCCGGCACTACTTCTACCGGTACGAGTGGCGCAACGCGACGCTCGCCGACTTCCTCGAGGTGTTGGAGGAGACCAGCGGCCGCGACCTCGGGTCGTGGTCGAAGGAGTGGCTGGAGACGGCCGGCATCGCCACCCTGCGCGCCGAGACGGAGGTGGACGGCCACGGCCGCTTCAGGGCGGTGGCCGTCGCCCAGGAGGGCCAGCCCGGCCACGACACGCTGCGGTCCCACCGTGTGGCCCTCGGGCTCTACGACCTGGGAAGCGGCGGCCTGTCCCGCCGGCGGCGGGTGGCGGTGGACGTGGCCGGGGAACGCACCGAGGTGGCGGAGCTGGCCGGCGACACGGCGCCCGACCTGCTGCTCGTCAACGACGACGACCTCACCTACGCCAAGGCCCGGCTGGACGCCCGCTCGCTGGCCACGGTGGAGGCCCACCTCGGAGCGCTCGGCGATCCGCTGGCCCGCACCCTGTGCTGGGCGGCGGCCTGGGACATGGTGCGCGATGCCGAGCTCGCCGCCGGCCGGTGGTTGGGACTGGTGGCCGCCCACGCCCCCGGCGAGGACGACGACGCCGGCCTCCAGCGCCTGCTGGGGCAGGCCACCGCCGCGGTCGACGTGTACGGCGACCCGGCCCGGCGGGCGGCCCGCCGGGCCCGGCTGGCCGACCTGGCCCGGGGCGGGCTCGAAGCCGCCGGCGCCGGGAGCGACCGCCAGCTCGTGTGGGCGCGCCTCCTGCTGGACGTGGGCGACGGGCCGGGCGCCGAGGCGTTCGCCCGCGCCCTGCTGGACGGGTCGGCCGCCGTCCCCGGGCTCGTCGTCGACACCGACCTCCGCTGGCACGTGGTGACCGCGCTGGCCGCGGCGGGTGCCGACGACGGTGCCCTGGTCCGCGCCGAGCTGGAGCGCGACCCCACCGACATCGGCGAGCGCCGGGCGGCGGCGGCCTTGGCGTCACGGCCGACGGCGGCCGCCAAGGAGGATGCGTGGCGGGACGCCACAGCCGGGGGCGGGGCCCTGGCCACCGTGCGCGCCGTGGCCGCCGGCATGTGGCAGCACGGCCACGACGACGTGCTCCGTCCGTGGGTCGGCCCCTACCTCGACGGGTTGTCCGGCTGGTGGGCGGACCGCCGCCGGGAGGAGGCCTTGGCCCTCGGACGCGGGCTGTTCCCCTCCACCCTGGTCGCCGAGGAGACGGTCGAGGCCGTCACCGCCCGGCTGGCCGACCGGGCCCTGCCCGACCCGCTGCGGCGCATCCTGCTCGAGGGCCGGGACGCCCTGCAGCGGGCCCTGCGGGCCCGTGCCGCCGACTCCGCAGCCGCGTAGCGGCGGCGACGGGGCGCCCGCGTGGGGCTACGGCTCGATGAAGATGCACTCCCCGGGGCACTCCTCGGCCGCCTCGATGACGTCCTCCAGGAGCGCGTCGGGGACCCGGGCCACGCCGTTGGCGGTGCCGCCGACGCCCATCTGCTCGTTGAACTTCTTGTCGGCCGACAGGTCGGGGAAGTGCTCCTTCGGCTCCTTCACGTAGGCCAGGCCGTCGTCCTCCATGAAGAAGACGGCGGGGGCGATCTCGGCACAGATGCCGTCGCCCGTGCACAGGTCGGCGTCGATCCAGACGTTCATGTCGCTCCTCGCATGGTCCCCGCGATCGTATATGCACGGCCGACCCGGGTGAAATCCGGCC containing:
- the pepN gene encoding aminopeptidase N, translating into MDDNLTRDEARHRASYTSAVSYEVFLDLTTGEDTFRSETTVRFSCNLTGTPTFLDLDAVAVHEVDLNGRRFDVAEYDRDRSRFPVRGLIATNALRVVADCAYQHTGVGLNRFVDPVDGRVYLHTQFEPFDAHRVFACFDQPDLKASFTFTVQAPEDWVVVSNSPVAERDGGRWRFRPTPPVPPYLAAVVAGPYHAVAGAHGDLPLGLYCRRSLAPHLDADELFTVTRQGLDFFDAEFDYPYPFAKYDQLFVPELAFGAMENPGCVTFNERMVFRSRVTEAARAARASTLLHEMAHMWFGDLVTMRWWDDLWLNESFATYMASHAQASATRFTDAWVRFAAGTKAAAAAQDQLPSTHPISADIVDTDAVRLHFDGITYAKGASVLKQLVAWVGDEAFREGVRHYFYRYEWRNATLADFLEVLEETSGRDLGSWSKEWLETAGIATLRAETEVDGHGRFRAVAVAQEGQPGHDTLRSHRVALGLYDLGSGGLSRRRRVAVDVAGERTEVAELAGDTAPDLLLVNDDDLTYAKARLDARSLATVEAHLGALGDPLARTLCWAAAWDMVRDAELAAGRWLGLVAAHAPGEDDDAGLQRLLGQATAAVDVYGDPARRAARRARLADLARGGLEAAGAGSDRQLVWARLLLDVGDGPGAEAFARALLDGSAAVPGLVVDTDLRWHVVTALAAAGADDGALVRAELERDPTDIGERRAAAALASRPTAAAKEDAWRDATAGGGALATVRAVAAGMWQHGHDDVLRPWVGPYLDGLSGWWADRRREEALALGRGLFPSTLVAEETVEAVTARLADRALPDPLRRILLEGRDALQRALRARAADSAAA
- a CDS encoding ferredoxin, with translation MNVWIDADLCTGDGICAEIAPAVFFMEDDGLAYVKEPKEHFPDLSADKKFNEQMGVGGTANGVARVPDALLEDVIEAAEECPGECIFIEP